A window from Acidobacteriota bacterium encodes these proteins:
- a CDS encoding sigma-70 family RNA polymerase sigma factor — translation MTDARIDALALTAAATSDDTFVLREDEFRLLYDRTSRPLWVYLHRLTRDAHAADDLLQETYFRFLRTPGRYQDDRHERNALYRIATNLAHDSRRRFRPATVSIEEPAGSALQGPPDAVHSSDARADVRRALARLADRDQQLLWLAYAEGSSHEEIAASLGLRTNSVKTMLFRARQRLAALLPGGMARGGGR, via the coding sequence ATGACCGACGCCCGCATCGACGCCCTCGCGCTCACTGCCGCAGCCACCAGCGACGACACGTTCGTGCTGCGCGAAGACGAGTTCAGGCTGCTGTACGACAGGACCTCTCGGCCGCTCTGGGTGTATCTGCACAGGCTGACGCGGGACGCGCACGCGGCTGACGACCTGCTCCAGGAGACGTACTTCCGCTTCCTGAGGACGCCGGGACGCTACCAGGACGATCGGCACGAGCGCAACGCGCTGTATCGCATCGCCACCAACCTCGCGCACGACAGTCGCCGCCGGTTCCGTCCGGCGACGGTGTCGATCGAAGAGCCCGCGGGCAGCGCGCTGCAGGGCCCGCCCGATGCCGTCCACAGCAGCGACGCTCGCGCCGACGTCCGCCGCGCGCTCGCGCGCCTGGCCGATCGCGATCAGCAGTTGCTCTGGCTCGCGTACGCGGAGGGCTCGTCCCACGAGGAGATCGCGGCGTCGCTCGGCCTGCGCACCAACAGCGTGAAGACGATGCTGTTCCGCGCGCGTCAGCGCCTCGCGGCATTGCTGCCGGGAGGCATGGCGCGGGGAGGAGGCCGGTGA